The Hypanus sabinus isolate sHypSab1 chromosome 3, sHypSab1.hap1, whole genome shotgun sequence genome contains a region encoding:
- the LOC132391037 gene encoding 52 kDa repressor of the inhibitor of the protein kinase-like isoform X3 has protein sequence MIKELSEEDLLRVKAPRTDGDVLRGLQCKQDAINEMEKTDLEGATENIEESPLMEESLNLTPEEKGNKEFLKVLFETILLLGRQNVPLGGSVAENVHNLCNTPDNVQALLEFRMNAGDEMLRKRFEATAVNTVYCPKNLQKDLLDICEMCIREEVLREVRDSNFFSIITDDVINIAGVNHVSLLIRFVDESDSLRQEFVGFIPCELNGEFLASRIHETLTEKWGLNMYYCRGQAYNGSGTMAYKKQVVVASILQQCPKALCTPCSFYPLNIWMAKSSLIFGINLVLSLMENIVSFFSLSSQLQKIFEVSINSVYQTNEKLAKELKKLFQINWYERHDTFEILADLYEVLVTCLDEISYDTCGRWNAEISTQASMLSSTMRDFEIVVSLMVLKNVLSYTRAFGKNLQGQASDTYFASSTLTAVLHSLNEMRDNIEVYHEFWLEEATNLSLKMGIEIKLPWRCRRQPQNEEVSEETPENYYKEAITAPFLDHVILEIEEMFSEQQLKALKCLSLVPSVMAQLKYNTGEENMADLYKDDLPNPDTLSAELHCWKIKWKHRSRDVELPSTISETLRHPDIKFFPNVYTLLKIVSNLPIIKLETDKCDVGRKRLKAYLKATPVEERMGSLALIHINYDAKHDYDTMVDTFAKLYPEKMQLPHVTDSDSVEVNNHGGNRVEINNLGTGAAPLYEVDGDCVALVSGIVLHHQSPGTILEACQNPGKNVIEVTQHPVGSTVELQQLPVSGTMIVTQHSTEHQPEVPQQVGSNVEVQQHHIEGRVVEVIHHPEMNGAGLQHRSEVNGVELEDHQEEVIEVSHHSEMRAVEFESTLEEGGMVELEHHVQGVAVALQHQVDGSTVELQPESSTVEVHRPEANAVELSHHTEESSMEVDHYPESSTTGLQQHLEPSAIELQHQIQPEPITTEILCHAETRAEAQHSLEPVAVEVQHPPDPSEAESQHHPEPRHPEPAGTDRQHCSEPVDMATQHPSEPVPTDRELHLESTSSEVQQHSEPSAIVIQSHPEVVAEEIEHYSESVTEGSNATVIQNYPEPVTTVIQQHPKPVTVQIRQHPGPTVMVIQSHRASTVTNTAPSALLIQQHPKPITTKIQHHSETGARDIHHHPEPNTLELQSHLGSCEVVEVAEIVESSTVELENCSEAVEIQEHPEGGTVEVDSMSVCTQDVHEGISILEVKNSEESNAETNISSVSNVNKSEVAVQ, from the exons ATGATAAAAGAGCTG AGTGAGGAAGATCTGCTGAGGGTGAAGGCACCAAGAA CTGATGGTGATGTCCTGAGAGGTCTACAGTGCAAACAGGATGCAATCAACGAAATGGAAAAAACAGACCTGGAAGGTGCAACAGAAAACATTGAGGAATCTCCTCTTATGGAAGAATCTTTGAACTTAACACCTGAAGAGAAAGGAAATAAAGAATTTCTCAAAGTTTTATTTGAAACTATACTGCTCTTGGGGCGGCAAAATGTtccattgggaggttctgttgcTGAAAATGTACATAATTTGTGCAATACTCCCGATAATGTTCAAGCACTGTTGGAGTTCAGAATGAATGCAGGTGATGAAATGCTACGCAAGAGGTTTGAGGCCACCGCAGTGAATACAGTCTATTGCCCAAAGAACCTACAAAAAGACCTCCTGGATATTTGTGAAATGTGCATACGGGAAGAGGTGCTCAGAGAAGTACGTGACAGCAATTTCTTCTCCATCATAACTGACGATGTGATCAATATAGCAGGGGTTAACCATGTTTCCCTGTTGATAAGGTTTGTAGATGAATCCGATTCACTGAGGCAAGAGTTTGTTGGGTTCATACCATGCGAGTTAAATGGAGAGTTTTTAGCCAGTCGGATCCACGAGACCCTCACAGAAAAATGGGGACTGAATATGTATTACTGTCGCGGGCAAGCCTATAATGGCTCTGGGACTATGGCATACAAAAAGCAAGTCGTTGTAGCTAGCATCTTACAACAGTGTCCAAAGGCTTTGTGTACCCCCTGCTCATTCTACCCACTAAATATATGGATGGCAAAGTCCAGCTTGATATTTGGTATAAACCTGGTGTTAAGCTTGATGGAAAATATTGTCTCATTTTTCAGTTTATCATCTCAGCTCCAAAAGATTTTTGAAGTTAGCATCAACAGTGTATATCAAACAAATGAGAAATTGGCAAAAGAGCTGAAAAAGCTTTTCCAAATCAATTGGTATGAAAGGCATGACACTTTTGAGATTCTGGCAGATCTTTATGAAGTGTTGGTGACCTGCCTGGACGAGATCAGCTATGATACATGTGGTAGGTGGAATGCTGAGATATCGACCCAGGCCAGTATGCTGTCATCCACCATGCGAGATTTTGAAATCGTTGTGTCTCTAATGGTCTTGAAGAATGTCCTCTCCTACACAAGAGCCTTTGGCAAAAACCTCCAGGGTCAAGCTTCAGACACCTATTTTGCCTCAAGCACTTTGACTGCTGTCCTCCATTCGTTGAATGAAATGAGGGACAATATTGAAGTATACCATGAATTCTGGCTGGAGGAAGCCACCAACCTGTCCTTGAAAATGGGGATTGAAATAAAGTTGCCATGGAGGTGCCGTCGGCAACCTCAAAATGAAGAGGTGTCTGAGGAGACTCCGGAAAATTACTACAAAGAAGCCATCACTGCACCATTTCTAGATCACGTAATTTTAGAAATTGAGGAGATGTTCTCAGAGCAGCAGTTAAAGGCCCTCAAGTGCCTGTCGTTGGTGCCCTCTGTTATGGCACAGCTTAAGTATAACACCGGAGAGGAAAACATGGCTGATCTGTATAAAGATGACCTCCCAAATCCAGACACCCTTTCAGCAGAATTGCACTGTTGGAAGATAAAATGGAAGCACCGTAGCCGTGACGTCGAACTACCCAGCACAATCTCAGAGACTCTTCGTCACCCAGACATCAAGTTCTTTCCAAACGTGTACACTCTGCTCAAAATTGTCTCTAACCTCCCAATCATCAAACTTGAAACTGACAAGTGTGACGTTGGCAGAAAGCGGCTTAAAGCCTACTTGAAAGCCACTCCAGTTGAGGAGCGAATGGGCAGTCTGGCACTGATCCACATCAATTACGATGCAAAGCATGACTATGACACAATGGTGGATACCTTCGCAAAGTTGTACCCAGAGAAAATGCAGCTGCCGCATGTGACAGATTCAGATAGCGTGGAAGTAAACAATCATGGTGGCAACAGAGTAGAAATAAACAATTTGGGTACAGGTGCTGCTCCATTGTACGAGGTTGATGGTGACTGTGTGGCACTGGTGAGTGGGATAGTGTTGCATCACCAGTCGCCAGGAACGATCCTGGAGGCCTGCCAGAACCCAGGCAAGAATGTCATAGAAGTGACCCAGCACCCAGTGGGGAGCACTGTGGAGCTGCAACAGCTTCCTGTCAGTGGCACCATGATAGTGACCCAGCATTCGACAGAACACCAACCTGAAGTGCCCCAGCAGGTGGGGAGCAACGTGGAGGTCCAGCAGCATCACATCGAGGGAAGGGTGGTGGAGGTCATCCACCATCCGGAAATGAATGGGGCAGGGCTGCAGCATCGCTCAGAGGTGAATGGTGTGGAACTAGAGGACCATCAGGAGGAGGTTATTGAGGTGAGCCATCATTCGGAGATGAGAGCTGTAGAATTTGAATCAACATTGGAGGAGGGTGGCATGGTGGAACTGGAGCACCATGTACAAGGCGTTGCTGTGGCGCTACAGCACCAGGTCGACGGAAGtacagtggaactacagcctgaAAGCAGCACAGTGGAGGTACATCGTCCTGAAGCAAATGCTGTAGAGCTGAGCCACCACACAGAAGAGAGTTCTATGGAGGTTGATCATTACCCAGAGTCCAGCACCACAGGCTTGCAGCAGCATCTGGAGCCCAGTGCCATAGAACTGCAACACCAAATCCAACCAGAACCCATAACCACGGAAATCTTATGCCATGCAGAGACCCGAGCAGAAGCACAGCACAGCCTGGAACCTGTTGCTGTGGAGGTTCAGCATCCCCCCGATCCCAGTGAGGCAGAGTCACAGCACCATCCGGAGCCAAGACATCCAGAGCCTGCTGGTACAGATAGACAACACTGTTCTGAACCTGTAGACATGGCCACCCAGCACCCCTCAGAGCCTGTCCCTACAGACAGAGAGCTCCACTTAGAGTCCACCTCTTCAGAGGTACAACAGCATTCTGAGCCCAGTGCCATAGTAATTCAGAGCCACCCAGAGgttgttgctgaagagatagagCACTATTCTGAATCTGTCACTGAAGGATCTAATGCCACTGTAATCCAGAACTATCCTGAGCCTGTCACCACAGTGATACAGCAGCATCCCAAGCCTGTTACTGTGCAGATACGTCAGCATCCGGGGCCTACTGTAATGGTAATCCAAAGCCACCGAGCGTCTACAGTCACAAATACTGCACCCAGTGCCTTGTTGATCCAGCAACACCCTAAGCCCATCACTACAAAGATACAGCACCATTCAGAGACTGGTGCCAGAGACATACACCATCACCCAGAACCTAATACACTAGAATTGCAGTCACATCTAGGATCCTGTGAAGTGGTTGAGGTTGCAGAGATTGTGGAATCCAGCACAGTGGAGCTGGAGAACTGTTCAGAGGCAGTGGAAATACAAGAGCATCCAGAAGGAGGCACAGTGGAAGTGGACAGTATGAGTGTCTGCACTCAGGATGTTCATGAAGGAATAAGTATTCTGGAAGTTAAAAATTCAGAAGAAAGCAATGCAGAAACGAACATTTCTAGTGTAAGTAATGTAAATAAGTCTGAAGTAGCTGTACAATAA
- the LOC132391037 gene encoding 52 kDa repressor of the inhibitor of the protein kinase-like isoform X2: protein MPNFCAAPNCSRGSTNYPDLPFFRFPRDPKRCQKWVENCRRTDLENRSAEQLHKQYRLCARHFEESLICTNSPYRTVLKDNAVPTLFDLTSHLNKPEGKHRKHKMIKELSEEDLLRVKAPRTDGDVLRGLQCKQDAINEMEKTDLEGATENIEESPLMEESLNLTPEEKGNKEFLKVLFETILLLGRQNVPLGGSVAENVHNLCNTPDNVQALLEFRMNAGDEMLRKRFEATAVNTVYCPKNLQKDLLDICEMCIREEVLREVRDSNFFSIITDDVINIAGVNHVSLLIRFVDESDSLRQEFVGFIPCELNGEFLASRIHETLTEKWGLNMYYCRGQAYNGSGTMAYKKQVVVASILQQCPKALCTPCSFYPLNIWMAKSSLIFGINLVLSLMENIVSFFSLSSQLQKIFEVSINSVYQTNEKLAKELKKLFQINWYERHDTFEILADLYEVLVTCLDEISYDTCGRWNAEISTQASMLSSTMRDFEIVVSLMVLKNVLSYTRAFGKNLQGQASDTYFASSTLTAVLHSLNEMRDNIEVYHEFWLEEATNLSLKMGIEIKLPWRCRRQPQNEEVSEETPENYYKEAITAPFLDHVILEIEEMFSEQQLKALKCLSLVPSVMAQLKYNTGEENMADLYKDDLPNPDTLSAELHCWKIKWKHRSRDVELPSTISETLRHPDIKFFPNVYTLLKIVSNLPIIKLETDKCDVGRKRLKAYLKATPVEERMGSLALIHINYDAKHDYDTMVDTFAKLYPEKMQLPHVTDSDSVEVNNHGGNRVEINNLGTGAAPLYEVDGDCVALVSGIVLHHQSPGTILEACQNPGKNVIEVTQHPVGSTVELQQLPVSGTMIVTQHSTEHQPEVPQQVGSNVEVQQHHIEGRVVEVIHHPEMNGAGLQHRSEVNGVELEDHQEEVIEVSHHSEMRAVEFESTLEEGGMVELEHHVQGVAVALQHQVDGSTVELQPESSTVEVHRPEANAVELSHHTEESSMEVDHYPESSTTGLQQHLEPSAIELQHQIQPEPITTEILCHAETRAEAQHSLEPVAVEVQHPPDPSEAESQHHPEPRHPEPAGTDRQHCSEPVDMATQHPSEPVPTDRELHLESTSSEVQQHSEPSAIVIQSHPEVVAEEIEHYSESVTEGSNATVIQNYPEPVTTVIQQHPKPVTVQIRQHPGPTVMVIQSHRASTVTNTAPSALLIQQHPKPITTKIQHHSETGARDIHHHPEPNTLELQSHLGSCEVVEVAEIVESSTVELENCSEAVEIQEHPEGGTVEVDSMSVCTQDVHEGISILEVKNSEESNAETNISSVSNVNKSEVAVQ from the exons GTGTCAGAAATGGGTGGAGAACTGTCGGAGAACAGATTTAGAAAACCGTTCTGCTGAGCAGCTTCACAAACAATACAGGCTGTGTGCAAGACATTTTGAAGAATCTCTAATATGCACAAAT AGCCCTTACAGAACAGTCCTCAAGGataatgctgtgccaaccttgTTTGACTTGACAAGTCATCTCAATAAACCTGAAGGCAAACACAGAAAGCACAAGATGATAAAAGAGCTG AGTGAGGAAGATCTGCTGAGGGTGAAGGCACCAAGAA CTGATGGTGATGTCCTGAGAGGTCTACAGTGCAAACAGGATGCAATCAACGAAATGGAAAAAACAGACCTGGAAGGTGCAACAGAAAACATTGAGGAATCTCCTCTTATGGAAGAATCTTTGAACTTAACACCTGAAGAGAAAGGAAATAAAGAATTTCTCAAAGTTTTATTTGAAACTATACTGCTCTTGGGGCGGCAAAATGTtccattgggaggttctgttgcTGAAAATGTACATAATTTGTGCAATACTCCCGATAATGTTCAAGCACTGTTGGAGTTCAGAATGAATGCAGGTGATGAAATGCTACGCAAGAGGTTTGAGGCCACCGCAGTGAATACAGTCTATTGCCCAAAGAACCTACAAAAAGACCTCCTGGATATTTGTGAAATGTGCATACGGGAAGAGGTGCTCAGAGAAGTACGTGACAGCAATTTCTTCTCCATCATAACTGACGATGTGATCAATATAGCAGGGGTTAACCATGTTTCCCTGTTGATAAGGTTTGTAGATGAATCCGATTCACTGAGGCAAGAGTTTGTTGGGTTCATACCATGCGAGTTAAATGGAGAGTTTTTAGCCAGTCGGATCCACGAGACCCTCACAGAAAAATGGGGACTGAATATGTATTACTGTCGCGGGCAAGCCTATAATGGCTCTGGGACTATGGCATACAAAAAGCAAGTCGTTGTAGCTAGCATCTTACAACAGTGTCCAAAGGCTTTGTGTACCCCCTGCTCATTCTACCCACTAAATATATGGATGGCAAAGTCCAGCTTGATATTTGGTATAAACCTGGTGTTAAGCTTGATGGAAAATATTGTCTCATTTTTCAGTTTATCATCTCAGCTCCAAAAGATTTTTGAAGTTAGCATCAACAGTGTATATCAAACAAATGAGAAATTGGCAAAAGAGCTGAAAAAGCTTTTCCAAATCAATTGGTATGAAAGGCATGACACTTTTGAGATTCTGGCAGATCTTTATGAAGTGTTGGTGACCTGCCTGGACGAGATCAGCTATGATACATGTGGTAGGTGGAATGCTGAGATATCGACCCAGGCCAGTATGCTGTCATCCACCATGCGAGATTTTGAAATCGTTGTGTCTCTAATGGTCTTGAAGAATGTCCTCTCCTACACAAGAGCCTTTGGCAAAAACCTCCAGGGTCAAGCTTCAGACACCTATTTTGCCTCAAGCACTTTGACTGCTGTCCTCCATTCGTTGAATGAAATGAGGGACAATATTGAAGTATACCATGAATTCTGGCTGGAGGAAGCCACCAACCTGTCCTTGAAAATGGGGATTGAAATAAAGTTGCCATGGAGGTGCCGTCGGCAACCTCAAAATGAAGAGGTGTCTGAGGAGACTCCGGAAAATTACTACAAAGAAGCCATCACTGCACCATTTCTAGATCACGTAATTTTAGAAATTGAGGAGATGTTCTCAGAGCAGCAGTTAAAGGCCCTCAAGTGCCTGTCGTTGGTGCCCTCTGTTATGGCACAGCTTAAGTATAACACCGGAGAGGAAAACATGGCTGATCTGTATAAAGATGACCTCCCAAATCCAGACACCCTTTCAGCAGAATTGCACTGTTGGAAGATAAAATGGAAGCACCGTAGCCGTGACGTCGAACTACCCAGCACAATCTCAGAGACTCTTCGTCACCCAGACATCAAGTTCTTTCCAAACGTGTACACTCTGCTCAAAATTGTCTCTAACCTCCCAATCATCAAACTTGAAACTGACAAGTGTGACGTTGGCAGAAAGCGGCTTAAAGCCTACTTGAAAGCCACTCCAGTTGAGGAGCGAATGGGCAGTCTGGCACTGATCCACATCAATTACGATGCAAAGCATGACTATGACACAATGGTGGATACCTTCGCAAAGTTGTACCCAGAGAAAATGCAGCTGCCGCATGTGACAGATTCAGATAGCGTGGAAGTAAACAATCATGGTGGCAACAGAGTAGAAATAAACAATTTGGGTACAGGTGCTGCTCCATTGTACGAGGTTGATGGTGACTGTGTGGCACTGGTGAGTGGGATAGTGTTGCATCACCAGTCGCCAGGAACGATCCTGGAGGCCTGCCAGAACCCAGGCAAGAATGTCATAGAAGTGACCCAGCACCCAGTGGGGAGCACTGTGGAGCTGCAACAGCTTCCTGTCAGTGGCACCATGATAGTGACCCAGCATTCGACAGAACACCAACCTGAAGTGCCCCAGCAGGTGGGGAGCAACGTGGAGGTCCAGCAGCATCACATCGAGGGAAGGGTGGTGGAGGTCATCCACCATCCGGAAATGAATGGGGCAGGGCTGCAGCATCGCTCAGAGGTGAATGGTGTGGAACTAGAGGACCATCAGGAGGAGGTTATTGAGGTGAGCCATCATTCGGAGATGAGAGCTGTAGAATTTGAATCAACATTGGAGGAGGGTGGCATGGTGGAACTGGAGCACCATGTACAAGGCGTTGCTGTGGCGCTACAGCACCAGGTCGACGGAAGtacagtggaactacagcctgaAAGCAGCACAGTGGAGGTACATCGTCCTGAAGCAAATGCTGTAGAGCTGAGCCACCACACAGAAGAGAGTTCTATGGAGGTTGATCATTACCCAGAGTCCAGCACCACAGGCTTGCAGCAGCATCTGGAGCCCAGTGCCATAGAACTGCAACACCAAATCCAACCAGAACCCATAACCACGGAAATCTTATGCCATGCAGAGACCCGAGCAGAAGCACAGCACAGCCTGGAACCTGTTGCTGTGGAGGTTCAGCATCCCCCCGATCCCAGTGAGGCAGAGTCACAGCACCATCCGGAGCCAAGACATCCAGAGCCTGCTGGTACAGATAGACAACACTGTTCTGAACCTGTAGACATGGCCACCCAGCACCCCTCAGAGCCTGTCCCTACAGACAGAGAGCTCCACTTAGAGTCCACCTCTTCAGAGGTACAACAGCATTCTGAGCCCAGTGCCATAGTAATTCAGAGCCACCCAGAGgttgttgctgaagagatagagCACTATTCTGAATCTGTCACTGAAGGATCTAATGCCACTGTAATCCAGAACTATCCTGAGCCTGTCACCACAGTGATACAGCAGCATCCCAAGCCTGTTACTGTGCAGATACGTCAGCATCCGGGGCCTACTGTAATGGTAATCCAAAGCCACCGAGCGTCTACAGTCACAAATACTGCACCCAGTGCCTTGTTGATCCAGCAACACCCTAAGCCCATCACTACAAAGATACAGCACCATTCAGAGACTGGTGCCAGAGACATACACCATCACCCAGAACCTAATACACTAGAATTGCAGTCACATCTAGGATCCTGTGAAGTGGTTGAGGTTGCAGAGATTGTGGAATCCAGCACAGTGGAGCTGGAGAACTGTTCAGAGGCAGTGGAAATACAAGAGCATCCAGAAGGAGGCACAGTGGAAGTGGACAGTATGAGTGTCTGCACTCAGGATGTTCATGAAGGAATAAGTATTCTGGAAGTTAAAAATTCAGAAGAAAGCAATGCAGAAACGAACATTTCTAGTGTAAGTAATGTAAATAAGTCTGAAGTAGCTGTACAATAA